Proteins encoded by one window of Paenibacillus sp. DCT19:
- a CDS encoding tetraprenyl-beta-curcumene synthase family protein, with protein sequence MSQSNQSRHQYPRNSLDLMRKVYKYTIPETRKKLDEWREEAEKIPNEELRNQALASIRDKQFHCEGGTVYALPDMPKRHILIPLIVAYQTISDYLDNLCDRSTSMDPNDFRLLHQSMLDAVDPEATPVNYYALREEQDDGGYLRNLVTTCQELTRQLPGYASAKPQIQDLAGLYTDLQVYKHIKPELRETALLEWWSEHRHRTPQFRWNEFAAATGSTLGVFMLFLAASDEQLTEEQAASIHTAYFPHVCALHIMLDYLIDQDEDRVGGDLNFCNYYENVETMLDRIAFIVEMARSDVQNIPGSSFHRMIIEGLLAIYLSDPKVSEQHEVRAISKRLMKNSPMTRVFFFIFSRWIRKHM encoded by the coding sequence TTGAGCCAATCAAATCAGAGTCGTCATCAATATCCACGAAATTCATTGGATTTGATGAGAAAGGTGTACAAGTACACGATTCCGGAAACGCGGAAAAAATTAGATGAGTGGCGTGAAGAGGCTGAGAAGATTCCGAATGAGGAATTGCGCAATCAGGCACTCGCCAGCATCAGGGACAAGCAATTCCACTGCGAAGGCGGTACGGTCTATGCTTTGCCCGATATGCCGAAGAGGCATATCTTAATTCCGCTAATTGTTGCTTACCAAACAATCAGTGATTATTTAGACAATCTGTGCGACCGCAGCACATCGATGGATCCGAACGACTTTCGTCTGCTCCATCAATCCATGCTTGATGCGGTAGATCCCGAGGCGACACCAGTCAATTATTATGCTCTTCGTGAGGAGCAGGATGACGGTGGGTACTTGCGGAATCTGGTGACTACATGTCAGGAGTTGACTCGTCAGCTACCTGGGTATGCGTCCGCCAAGCCTCAAATTCAGGATCTGGCAGGCCTATACACGGACCTGCAGGTATATAAGCATATCAAACCGGAACTGAGAGAAACGGCTTTGCTCGAATGGTGGTCGGAGCATCGTCACCGCACACCTCAGTTTCGTTGGAACGAATTTGCCGCCGCTACTGGCTCTACGCTGGGCGTATTCATGCTGTTTTTGGCTGCGAGCGATGAGCAGCTGACTGAAGAACAGGCAGCCTCAATCCACACCGCCTATTTTCCGCATGTATGCGCATTACACATTATGCTCGATTATTTAATCGACCAGGATGAGGATCGTGTCGGGGGAGATCTCAACTTCTGTAATTACTATGAGAATGTAGAGACGATGCTGGACCGAATTGCTTTTATTGTGGAGATGGCGCGCAGTGATGTGCAGAACATTCCGGGAAGCTCCTTTCACCGAATGATCATTGAAGGATTACTTGCCATTTACCTGTCTGATCCCAAAGTAAGCGAACAACATGAAGTTCGCGCCATTTCCAAGCGTTTGATGAAGAATAGTCCAATGACAAGAGTGTTTTTCTTTATCTTCAGTCGCTGGATTCGAAAGCACATGTAA
- a CDS encoding MATE family efflux transporter, translating into MTTTSFSQKAKQFLIIFLPIFTTQIALSAMSFFDTNMSGKFSPSDLAGVAIGTSLWMPVQTGLSGILIGITPVVSHLLGAKRKDQIGYNVIQALYLGIAVSLFVLAAGALLLKPILNAMPLEPRVAQVAFYFLSALAFGITPLFGYTVLRSFMDALGQTRISMLITLTSLPVNILLNYLLIFGRWGFPQLGGVGAGVATAFTYWLIFLISLFVVHRVEPFAQYGIFRQMSRISLGKWKELLKIGIPIGFATFFETSIFAAVTLLMSRFDTITIAAHQAALNFASTLYMLPVSICMALTILVGFEAGAGRVKDAKQYSLLGIGGAIVLSLLTAVVLLVFGEQIAGLYSNDQQVIALTQHFLIYAIFFQISDAIATPTQGALRGYKDVNPALIITFIAYWIIGLPVGYITATYTSLGAFGYWIGLITGLAVGAVALLWRLFLVQRKAATEA; encoded by the coding sequence ATGACCACAACAAGCTTTTCGCAGAAAGCAAAACAATTTTTGATCATATTTCTACCCATCTTCACCACACAGATCGCTTTATCTGCCATGTCATTCTTCGATACCAACATGTCAGGCAAATTTTCTCCTTCTGATCTAGCAGGTGTAGCCATTGGTACGAGTCTGTGGATGCCTGTACAGACAGGCCTTAGTGGTATTCTAATCGGAATTACACCTGTTGTTTCCCATTTACTCGGTGCTAAACGTAAGGATCAGATCGGTTACAATGTTATACAGGCTTTGTATCTTGGTATTGCGGTCAGTTTATTCGTTCTTGCCGCAGGTGCGTTGCTGCTGAAGCCAATTTTAAATGCTATGCCGTTGGAACCACGAGTGGCTCAGGTTGCTTTTTACTTCTTGAGTGCTCTCGCCTTTGGAATTACGCCTTTATTCGGGTATACCGTTCTCCGTAGCTTTATGGACGCTCTCGGACAGACGCGAATTAGCATGTTAATTACGTTGACCTCATTACCTGTGAACATTCTACTGAACTATCTGCTTATTTTCGGACGTTGGGGCTTCCCTCAATTAGGCGGTGTAGGTGCTGGGGTAGCAACAGCCTTTACCTATTGGCTCATCTTTCTAATCAGCCTTTTCGTTGTGCATCGGGTAGAGCCATTCGCTCAGTATGGTATCTTCCGTCAAATGTCTAGAATATCTCTTGGGAAGTGGAAAGAACTGCTCAAAATCGGTATTCCTATCGGATTCGCTACCTTTTTTGAAACCTCCATTTTTGCAGCTGTTACGTTATTAATGAGCCGTTTCGATACCATTACGATCGCTGCTCATCAGGCCGCCCTAAACTTCGCTTCTACGCTCTATATGTTACCTGTAAGCATCTGTATGGCTCTTACGATCCTTGTAGGCTTTGAAGCAGGTGCAGGGCGAGTGAAAGACGCGAAACAATATAGCCTTCTAGGCATTGGCGGCGCGATTGTGCTGTCCTTGTTAACCGCCGTCGTATTACTTGTGTTCGGCGAACAGATTGCCGGTCTTTATTCGAATGATCAGCAAGTTATTGCACTAACACAGCACTTTTTGATCTATGCGATCTTCTTTCAAATATCAGATGCCATTGCTACGCCGACACAGGGAGCGCTTCGAGGGTATAAGGATGTGAACCCTGCTCTAATCATTACGTTTATAGCTTATTGGATCATTGGACTGCCCGTTGGATATATTACGGCTACTTATACGTCACTTGGTGCATTTGGCTACTGGATTGGATTGATTACAGGTCTGGCTGTCGGTGCAGTAGCACTGCTTTGGAGATTGTTCTTGGTACAGCGAAAAGCTGCCACTGAAGCATAA
- a CDS encoding putative glycoside hydrolase, with the protein MNMFWALLAMALGSFSGSSVTSDQGVKASPSITNNFNTAIIQSQQDQVVIDADNPPVKIDPQPDAPIVKGIYVTAYSAGGARMKELLQLIDNSELNSMVIDIKDDLGYITYPTENKTLLEMGTSQPFIRDIDALMKRLQKHDVYPIARVVVFKDTILAEKNPELSFKNKDGSVWANSKGDSFVNPYSKEVWDYNVAIAKEAAKLGFKEIQFDYVRFPEGFENRADTLKYTKTDKSRVDIVAEFVQYARKELAPLGVRVSVDIFGYAASVPAAEGIGQDFVKISENVDVISPMVYPSHYSTGWYGVKDPDKDPYTTIKGSMEDTHKKLDPTEELKPIIRPWIQDFTASWLGSGHYVKYGKKQVEDQIKAMKDMNVDEYLLWNASNRYTPGVNYE; encoded by the coding sequence ATGAATATGTTTTGGGCCTTACTTGCCATGGCCTTGGGAAGCTTCAGCGGCTCTTCGGTAACGTCAGATCAGGGAGTAAAGGCATCTCCATCGATAACGAATAACTTCAATACAGCAATTATTCAATCTCAACAAGATCAAGTGGTAATCGACGCAGACAATCCTCCGGTTAAAATCGACCCTCAACCCGATGCACCCATTGTCAAAGGTATCTATGTCACTGCCTATAGCGCTGGTGGAGCACGCATGAAGGAATTATTGCAGCTAATAGACAATTCAGAGTTAAATTCCATGGTCATCGATATCAAAGACGATCTAGGATATATTACATACCCGACAGAGAATAAAACGTTACTTGAAATGGGTACATCCCAACCCTTCATTCGGGATATTGATGCACTAATGAAAAGACTACAGAAACATGACGTGTATCCCATCGCGCGAGTCGTCGTTTTCAAAGATACGATTTTGGCCGAAAAGAATCCAGAACTTTCATTCAAGAACAAAGACGGAAGCGTCTGGGCTAACAGTAAGGGCGATAGCTTTGTGAACCCCTACAGCAAAGAGGTGTGGGATTACAATGTTGCAATTGCCAAGGAAGCAGCCAAACTTGGATTCAAGGAAATTCAATTTGACTATGTTCGGTTCCCGGAAGGCTTTGAAAATCGCGCGGATACGTTAAAATATACGAAAACAGACAAATCACGGGTTGATATTGTAGCTGAATTCGTGCAATACGCTCGCAAGGAGCTTGCTCCATTAGGCGTTAGAGTATCTGTCGATATTTTCGGATATGCTGCATCTGTCCCTGCTGCTGAAGGGATTGGACAGGATTTTGTGAAGATATCAGAGAATGTAGATGTCATCTCACCCATGGTGTATCCTAGTCATTACTCTACAGGCTGGTATGGTGTGAAGGATCCAGATAAAGACCCCTACACAACGATCAAAGGATCCATGGAAGACACACATAAGAAACTGGATCCAACCGAGGAGCTTAAACCGATCATACGGCCGTGGATTCAAGATTTTACGGCTAGCTGGTTAGGCAGTGGGCATTACGTGAAATACGGGAAGAAACAAGTCGAAGACCAGATCAAAGCCATGAAAGACATGAATGTGGATGAATATCTGCTCTGGAATGCATCCAATCGTTATACGCCAGGAGTTAATTACGAATAG
- a CDS encoding YitT family protein: MPKIIWHSLVIILGAAAIACGFNWFLIPHQMLSGGVSGISMLLGYFTTLNLSIMYFVLNIPLLIAGWFILGRRFIILSIVSVAATSWFIGLLPVFAVSPDPLLSCVFGGILVGLGTGISFRVGGSTGGLDIVGSIFTRNRDFPIGTVMAGMNGAIIMLAGYLSDNWTIALASMVSIYITGKVLDLIHISHVKVTLYIITNETEAMLKKLLVRPRGVTKIKTQGAYTDIEKDMLMTVTTRYELVEIKRIIKETDPKAFVNIVETVGVMGSFRRS; encoded by the coding sequence TTGCCCAAAATAATTTGGCACTCTTTAGTGATCATTTTGGGTGCTGCAGCTATTGCCTGCGGCTTCAACTGGTTCTTAATTCCCCATCAAATGCTTAGCGGCGGGGTATCCGGTATTTCCATGCTTCTGGGTTATTTCACAACCCTGAATCTTAGTATAATGTATTTTGTTCTTAACATTCCCTTGCTCATCGCAGGTTGGTTTATTCTTGGACGACGTTTCATTATATTAAGTATTGTATCTGTAGCAGCGACCTCCTGGTTTATCGGTTTGCTGCCTGTTTTTGCTGTGTCGCCAGATCCACTGCTTAGCTGTGTGTTTGGTGGTATTCTTGTTGGATTGGGCACAGGCATTTCGTTCCGAGTGGGTGGTTCAACTGGCGGGCTTGATATTGTCGGTTCCATTTTCACACGCAACCGCGACTTTCCCATCGGTACCGTTATGGCGGGTATGAACGGAGCGATCATTATGCTCGCAGGTTACTTGAGTGATAACTGGACAATTGCCCTGGCATCTATGGTATCCATCTATATCACGGGTAAAGTGCTGGATCTGATCCATATCAGCCATGTCAAAGTAACACTGTACATTATTACGAACGAAACCGAAGCGATGCTGAAGAAATTGCTTGTTCGTCCACGGGGTGTTACGAAGATCAAAACCCAAGGAGCATATACCGATATCGAAAAGGACATGTTAATGACTGTAACGACTCGATATGAGCTGGTTGAGATCAAACGAATCATTAAAGAAACCGATCCAAAAGCATTTGTGAATATTGTAGAAACGGTTGGCGTTATGGGTTCCTTCCGTCGAAGTTAA
- a CDS encoding DEAD/DEAH box helicase, whose protein sequence is MTNLNFADFNLEPLVLQAITELGFEEATPIQSKSIPIALQGRDLIGQAQTGTGKTAAFGIPLISKISKTDDKIRALIMAPTRELAIQVAEEIEKLTRFKGLRSLPIYGGQDIVRQIRALKRKPQIIIGTPGRLLDHINRKTIKLDDVQTVVLDEADEMLDMGFMEDIQSILKQVPDDRQTMLFSATMPPNIQKLAQQFLNNPEHVSVIPKQVSAPLIDQAYIEVPERQKFEALSRLLDMESPELAIVFGRTKRRVDELAEALQKRGYSADGLHGDLSQNQRDTVMRKFRDGSIDVLVATDVAARGLDVSGVTHVVNFDLPQDPESYVHRIGRTGRAGKEGAAWSFVTPREIDHLHFIERVTRHRIPRKPLPTLAEAVEGKQRLTAERLLEIVQSGELNEYKGIAIQMLEQYDSVQLLSAALKLLTGDKKDAQVDLTPEDPIRAKRRKPDVRSGGRKPSGYSGNRSGGGGGYNRDRNSSGGGRGGYNRDRNSGGSGSREGGYNRDRKPRPSNNEGRRPAKDSSFE, encoded by the coding sequence TTGACAAATTTAAATTTCGCAGATTTCAATCTTGAACCACTGGTGCTGCAAGCCATCACTGAGCTCGGGTTTGAGGAAGCAACACCGATTCAATCCAAATCGATTCCTATCGCACTTCAAGGCAGAGATTTGATCGGTCAAGCTCAAACAGGTACAGGTAAAACAGCAGCATTCGGTATTCCATTGATTAGCAAAATCTCCAAGACTGACGACAAAATCCGCGCCCTCATCATGGCACCTACACGCGAACTTGCGATTCAAGTTGCCGAAGAAATCGAAAAACTCACTCGCTTCAAAGGTTTGCGCTCCCTGCCAATCTACGGAGGACAAGATATTGTTCGCCAAATCCGTGCACTGAAAAGAAAACCACAGATTATCATTGGTACACCTGGACGTCTCCTAGACCATATCAACCGTAAAACAATCAAACTTGATGATGTACAAACTGTTGTATTGGATGAAGCAGATGAAATGCTCGACATGGGTTTCATGGAGGACATTCAATCCATCCTGAAACAAGTTCCAGACGACCGTCAAACAATGCTGTTCTCAGCAACAATGCCTCCTAACATTCAAAAATTGGCTCAACAATTCCTGAACAACCCTGAGCATGTGTCCGTAATTCCAAAACAAGTTAGTGCACCTCTGATTGACCAAGCTTATATCGAAGTGCCTGAACGTCAAAAATTCGAAGCGTTGAGCCGTTTGCTTGATATGGAATCTCCAGAACTTGCAATTGTATTCGGACGTACGAAGCGTCGTGTTGACGAATTGGCTGAAGCGTTGCAAAAACGTGGATATTCTGCTGATGGTCTTCATGGTGACCTTTCTCAAAACCAACGTGATACAGTAATGCGTAAGTTCCGTGACGGCAGCATTGACGTACTCGTTGCAACTGACGTTGCTGCTCGTGGTCTCGACGTATCCGGCGTAACACATGTTGTGAACTTTGACCTTCCGCAAGATCCTGAGAGCTATGTTCACCGTATCGGACGTACTGGCCGTGCTGGTAAAGAGGGTGCTGCTTGGTCATTCGTTACACCGCGTGAGATTGATCACTTGCACTTTATTGAGCGTGTAACGCGTCATCGTATCCCACGTAAACCGTTGCCAACTTTGGCTGAGGCTGTTGAAGGTAAACAACGTTTGACGGCTGAGCGTTTGCTTGAGATCGTACAATCAGGTGAATTGAACGAGTACAAAGGTATTGCAATTCAAATGCTTGAGCAATATGATTCTGTGCAATTGCTGTCTGCTGCTCTGAAACTTTTGACAGGTGACAAAAAAGATGCACAAGTGGATCTGACTCCAGAAGATCCAATCCGTGCTAAACGTCGTAAACCAGATGTTCGCTCCGGCGGACGTAAACCATCAGGTTACAGTGGTAACCGCAGTGGCGGTGGTGGCGGCTACAACCGTGATCGCAACAGCAGTGGCGGTGGACGTGGTGGCTACAACCGCGATCGTAACAGCGGTGGCAGTGGAAGCAGAGAAGGTGGTTACAACCGTG